In Acidobacteriota bacterium, one genomic interval encodes:
- a CDS encoding hemerythrin domain-containing protein, with product MSAPFYILKHEHRVIERALRALEGVCFRLKAGETVPAADLLKLIDFISDFAHGFHHFKEEQYLFPRLRQQGISGEGGVLQALSYEHEIETELVEKLLDAVKGIEKNDAVAIEQFTDIASKYVAHLIGHLRHEDATLFRLAEELLEQPDKDALYQDFKLAENSLGTDAVREYEDLASTLEEKWAV from the coding sequence ATGTCAGCGCCATTTTACATTTTGAAACACGAACACAGGGTAATTGAACGGGCATTGCGGGCGCTTGAGGGCGTCTGCTTCAGGCTCAAAGCCGGAGAAACGGTGCCCGCCGCTGATCTTTTAAAACTTATTGATTTCATCAGCGATTTCGCGCATGGATTTCACCACTTCAAAGAAGAACAATACCTATTTCCCCGGCTGAGACAACAAGGCATCAGCGGCGAAGGCGGCGTACTGCAAGCCCTCTCTTATGAGCATGAAATTGAGACCGAGTTGGTAGAAAAGCTACTGGATGCGGTGAAAGGCATCGAGAAAAATGATGCGGTGGCTATTGAGCAGTTCACCGACATCGCCTCCAAATATGTAGCGCACCTCATCGGGCATTTGCGCCACGAAGACGCGACGCTATTTCGATTGGCTGAAGAGTTATTAGAGCAGCCGGACAAAGACGCGCTCTACCAGGATTTTAAACTTGCAGAAAATAGTCTCGGCACGGATGCGGTTCGCGAATACGAAGACCTTGCCTCAACGCTTGAAGAGAAATGGGCGGTTTAA
- a CDS encoding PhoPQ-activated pathogenicity-related family protein, with protein MSNRISLSLIRHTILCALILLIGSYVYAAPRERNLRKQTALDRYVFKPDANYRYDLLNTVKGAGYTAFIIELTSQQWRAAEEVDRPLWKHWLVIIQPEKVTTSTAMLFINGGSNGSKAPNGADANLAAVAVDTQAVVADLRMVPNEPLTFKDETKSRTEDGIIAYTWEKFLKTGDETWPLRLPMTKAAVRAMDTVTAFCGEAERGKLRVDKFVVAGGSKRGWTAWTTAAVDDRVTAVVPIVIDVLNNEKSMEHHFRAYGFWAPAIADYSNLHSWSGTPQYAELMKIEDPYSYRERLTMPKLIMNSTGDQFFLPDSWQFYFDDLRGEKNLRYIPNTRHDLRNSDARDSLHAFFESVVKNQPRPRFSWRIEKDGSITVQTKDQPTEVKLWQATNAKARDFRLDTIGAVYKSSVLTAKKAGMYHAQIAAPMEGFTAYFVELTFPSGGKYPLKLTTGVRVTPDKLPFAVPKREAVGAQNNK; from the coding sequence GTGAGCAACAGGATTAGTTTGTCATTGATTCGTCATACCATTTTATGCGCCTTGATTTTATTGATTGGCAGCTATGTTTATGCCGCGCCGCGCGAGCGCAACCTGCGCAAACAGACAGCCCTTGACCGTTACGTTTTCAAACCGGATGCGAATTATCGCTATGACTTGCTCAATACCGTGAAAGGCGCGGGCTATACGGCATTCATCATCGAACTCACGTCGCAACAGTGGCGCGCGGCTGAAGAGGTTGACCGCCCGTTGTGGAAACATTGGTTGGTCATCATTCAACCCGAAAAGGTGACCACTTCAACGGCAATGCTGTTTATCAATGGCGGCTCAAATGGCAGCAAAGCGCCAAACGGCGCGGATGCGAATCTCGCGGCGGTTGCGGTTGATACGCAAGCCGTGGTTGCCGATTTACGTATGGTGCCAAACGAGCCATTGACCTTTAAAGATGAAACGAAATCACGCACCGAAGATGGCATCATCGCTTACACGTGGGAGAAATTTTTAAAGACCGGCGATGAAACCTGGCCCCTGCGTCTGCCGATGACCAAAGCCGCGGTGCGCGCGATGGATACGGTAACGGCATTTTGCGGCGAGGCGGAACGCGGAAAGCTTAGGGTTGATAAATTCGTTGTCGCCGGGGGGTCAAAACGCGGCTGGACAGCGTGGACAACCGCCGCAGTTGATGATCGGGTGACGGCTGTGGTGCCGATTGTGATTGATGTTTTAAACAATGAAAAAAGCATGGAACATCATTTCCGGGCTTATGGTTTTTGGGCACCGGCGATTGCCGATTACTCGAACCTGCATTCATGGTCGGGCACGCCGCAGTACGCCGAACTCATGAAAATCGAAGACCCGTATTCGTATCGCGAACGACTCACCATGCCGAAATTGATTATGAACTCGACCGGCGACCAGTTCTTTCTGCCTGATTCCTGGCAATTTTATTTCGATGATTTGCGGGGCGAGAAAAATCTGCGTTACATCCCGAACACCAGACATGACCTGCGCAATTCGGATGCCCGCGACAGTCTGCATGCATTTTTTGAATCGGTGGTAAAAAATCAACCGCGCCCACGCTTTTCCTGGAGGATTGAAAAGGATGGTTCAATAACTGTGCAAACCAAAGACCAGCCTACAGAAGTCAAGCTCTGGCAGGCGACTAATGCGAAAGCTCGCGATTTTCGTTTGGATACGATAGGCGCGGTTTATAAGAGTTCCGTGTTGACCGCTAAAAAAGCAGGAATGTATCACGCTCAAATTGCAGCGCCTATGGAAGGCTTTACAGCTTATTTTGTGGAGTTGACCTTTCCGAGCGGCGGCAAATATCCACTAAAACTAACAACCGGGGTGCGGGTGACGCCTGATAAATTGCCCTTTGCCGTGCCGAAACGCGAAGCTGTCGGAGCGCAAAACAACAAGTAA
- a CDS encoding alpha/beta hydrolase produces the protein MRKRLLYAFILSALFNLPTVNRQTAPPLEPLWPQGAPAAKGSQPEDTPAIQYYPAPADKATGAAIVVCPGGSYGHLASHEGHDVALWLNRLGITAFVLKYRLGPRYHHPAMMWDVQRAIRLARTKATEWKIDPHRIGVMGFSAGGHLASTAATHFDDGNAQAADPVDRVSSRPDVAILCYPVITMKSPFTHSGSRKNLLGETPAPELIDWLSNETQVTAKTPPTFLFHTVDDSGVPVENSTRFADALRKNNVKFEMHLFEHGRHGVGLAKDDATLSLWSTLLENWLRGQGFLNSNDASKK, from the coding sequence ATGAGGAAAAGGCTTTTGTATGCTTTCATCCTAAGCGCGCTTTTTAATTTGCCAACCGTCAATAGACAAACTGCGCCGCCACTTGAACCGCTGTGGCCGCAAGGCGCGCCTGCCGCCAAAGGCAGCCAACCGGAAGACACACCGGCGATTCAGTATTATCCTGCGCCTGCCGATAAAGCGACGGGCGCTGCCATTGTCGTTTGTCCGGGCGGCAGCTACGGTCATCTTGCGTCCCACGAAGGGCACGATGTGGCGTTGTGGCTCAATCGTCTGGGAATTACCGCCTTCGTTCTCAAATATCGTCTGGGTCCGCGCTATCATCACCCGGCGATGATGTGGGATGTGCAGCGGGCGATTCGTCTGGCGCGCACTAAAGCCACCGAATGGAAAATCGACCCGCATCGTATCGGGGTGATGGGATTTTCAGCGGGCGGGCATCTGGCATCGACCGCCGCCACGCATTTCGATGACGGCAATGCGCAAGCTGCCGACCCGGTTGACCGCGTGAGCAGTCGCCCGGATGTGGCGATTCTCTGCTATCCGGTGATTACGATGAAGTCACCGTTTACGCACAGCGGCTCGCGTAAAAATTTATTGGGCGAAACGCCTGCGCCGGAGTTGATAGACTGGCTTTCCAATGAAACGCAGGTGACGGCAAAAACCCCGCCGACCTTTTTATTTCACACGGTCGATGACAGTGGTGTGCCTGTTGAAAACAGCACCAGGTTTGCCGATGCCTTGCGCAAAAATAATGTCAAATTTGAAATGCACCTCTTTGAACACGGCAGACATGGCGTAGGGTTAGCCAAAGACGATGCGACCTTGAGCCTCTGGTCTACACTCTTAGAAAATTGGTTGCGCGGACAGGGCTTTTTAAATTCCAATGATGCTTCAAAAAAATAG